One genomic segment of Canis lupus baileyi chromosome 33, mCanLup2.hap1, whole genome shotgun sequence includes these proteins:
- the LOC140623597 gene encoding large ribosomal subunit protein eL21-like codes for MTNTKGKRRGTRYMFSRPFRKHGVVPLATYMRIYKKGDIVDIKGMGTVQKGMPHKCYHGKTGRVYNVTQHAAGLVVNKQVKGKILAKRINVRIEHIKHSKSRDSFLKRVKENDQKKKEAKEKGTWVQLKRQPAPPREAHFVRTNGKEPELLEPIPYEFMA; via the coding sequence ATGaccaacacaaagggaaagaggagaggtacccgctatatgttctctaggccttttagaaaacatggagttGTTCCTTTGGCCACATACATGCGAATCTATAAGAAAGGTGATATTGTGGACATCAAGGGAATGGGCACTGTTCAAAAAGGAATGCCCCACAAATGTTACCATGGCAAAACTGGAAGGGTCTACAATGTTACTCAGCATGCTGCTGGCCTTGTTGTAAACAAACAAGTTAAGGGCAAGATTCTTGCCAAGAGAATTAATGTCCGCATTGAGCATATTAAACACTCAAAGAGCCGAGATAGCTTCCTGAAAcgtgtgaaggaaaatgatcagaaaaagaaggaagccaaagagaaaggtactTGGGTCCAACTGAAGCGccagcctgccccacccagagaagcacactttgtgagaaccaatggaaaggagcctgaactgctggaacccattccctatgaattcatggcatga